A DNA window from Vigna angularis cultivar LongXiaoDou No.4 chromosome 1, ASM1680809v1, whole genome shotgun sequence contains the following coding sequences:
- the LOC108334006 gene encoding malate synthase, glyoxysomal translates to MEFGSNGSYYDVPEGVDIRGRYDAEFAKILTKDALKFVAELQREFRNHIKYALEKRREAKRRYNEGALPGFDPATRYIREQEWVCAPVPPAAADRKVEITGPVERKMIINALNSGAKVFMADFEDALSPSWENLMRGQVNLKDAVDGTISFHDKVRNRVYKLNHPTAKLFVRPRGWHLPEAHIFIDGEPATGCIVDFGLFFYHNHSEFRRIQGAGFGPFFYLPKMEHSREAKIWNNVFEKAEKVAGIERGSIRATVLIETLPAVFQMNEILYELKEHSVGLNCGRWDYIFSYVKTFQAHPDRLLPDRVQVGMTQHFMKSYSDLLIRTCHRRGVHAMGGMAAQIPIKEDPVANELALELVRKDKLREVKAGHDGTWAAHPGLIPACMEVFNNIMGNAPNQIETNQREDAANITEEDLLQTPRGARTMEGLRLNTRVGIQYVAAWLSGSGSVPLYNLMEDAATAEISRVQNWQWLKYGVELNGDEVGVRMNRELFGRVVEEEMGRIEKEVGREKMKKGMYKEACKIFTRQCTSPTLDDFLTLDAYNYIVLHHPRESSKL, encoded by the exons atggagttTGGAAGCAACGGCTCTTACTATGATGTGCCAGAGGGAGTGGATATTCGGGGAAGATATGATGCAGAGTTTGCAAAAATCCTTACAAAAGATGCTTTGAAATTCGTTGCTGAGCTTCAACGTGAGTTCAGGAACCATATCAAGTATGCAttagagaagagaagagaggcAAAGAGGAGGTACAATGAAGGGGCTCTTCCGGGGTTCGATCCTGCCACCAGGTACATAAGAGAGCAAGAGTGGGTGTGTGCACCTGTTCCACCAGCTGCTGCAGATAGGAAGGTGGAAATCACTGGTCCTGTCGAAAGAAAGATGATCATCAATGCTCTCAACTCTGGTGCTAAAGTCTTCATG gCTGATTTTGAAGATGCACTGTCACCCAGTTGGGAAAATCTTATGAGAGGCCAAGTGAACTTGAAGGATGCCGTGGATGGAACCATAAGCTTCCATGACAAAGTAAGAAACAGGGTTTACAAGCTCAATCATCCAACAGCAAAGCTTTTTGTGCGACCGAGAGGTTGGCACCTACCCGAGGCACATATATTCATTGATGGTGAACCTGCAACCGGTTGCATTGTTGATTTTGGCCTCTTTTTTTATCACAATCACTCGGAATTTCGGCGCATTCAAGGTGCTGGCTTTGGCCCCTTCTTTTATCTTCCCAAAATGGAACAttcaag GGAAGCAAAGATATGGAACAACGTCTTTGAGAAGGCTGAGAAGGTGGCAGGCATCGAAAGAGGAAGCATAAGGGCGACGGTTCTGATAGAAACACTTCCTGCAGTGTTTCAAATGAATGAAATTCTGTATGAACTGAAGGAACACTCGGTGGGTCTGAACTGTGGACGTTGGGATTACATTTTCAGTTATGTGAAGACCTTCCAAGCTCACCCAGATCGCCTCCTACCAGATAGGGTGCAGGTTGGTATGACTCAACACTTCATGAAAAGCTACTCTGATCTTCTCATAAGGACGTGTCACAGGCGCGGTGTGCATGCGATGGGAGGAATG GCGGCGCAGATTCCAATCAAAGAGGATCCGGTGGCTAATGAGTTAGCACTGGAACTTGTGAGGAAGGACAAACTTAGAGAAGTGAAGGCAGGGCACGATGGGACTTGGGCTGCACACCCTGGTCTCATTCCAGCTTGCATGGAGGTTTTCAACAACATCATGGGCAATGCTCCAAACCAGATAGAGACAAACCAACGTGAAGATGCTGCAAACATAACTGAGGAAGACCTATTGCAGACACCAAGAGGAGCCCGCACTATGGAAGGTCTGAGACTGAACACAAGGGTGGGGATTCAGTACGTGGCAGCATGGCTGAGCGGAAGCGGTTCGGTGCCTCTTTACAACCTGATGGAAGATGCTGCGACTGCTGAGATTAGCAGGGTGCAGAACTGGCAGTGGCTCAAGTATGGAGTGGAACTGAATGGGGATGAAGTTGGAGTTAGAATGAACAGAGAACTTTTCGGCAGGGTGGTTGAAGAAGAGATGGGAAGGATTGAAAAGGAAGTGGggagagagaagatgaagaagggaATGTACAAGGAGGCTTGCAAGATCTTCACTCGCCAATGCACCTCCCCAACACTTGATGATTTTCTCACTCTGGATGCCTATAATTACATAGTCCTGCATCACCCCAGAGAATCTTCAAAACTTTGA